A single region of the Nocardioides aquaticus genome encodes:
- a CDS encoding RNA polymerase-binding protein RbpA translates to MAERTLRGARLGGQSFEDERGIEFAARQQVGYRCDQAHEFEITMSVEADVPAVWECPRCGAEGLSISGIVKEQKAEKPVRTHWDMLLERRSEKELEDILKERLDLLRGGEIGPAHLHRANARKRKASA, encoded by the coding sequence ATGGCGGAGCGTACGTTGCGCGGAGCCCGGCTCGGCGGCCAGAGCTTCGAGGACGAGCGAGGGATCGAGTTCGCCGCTCGTCAACAGGTCGGCTACCGCTGCGACCAGGCCCACGAGTTCGAGATCACGATGTCGGTCGAGGCCGACGTGCCCGCGGTGTGGGAGTGCCCGCGCTGCGGCGCCGAGGGCCTGAGCATCTCGGGCATCGTGAAGGAGCAGAAGGCCGAGAAGCCGGTCCGCACCCACTGGGACATGCTGCTGGAGCGTCGCTCGGAGAAGGAGCTCGAGGACATCCTCAAGGAGCGCCTGGACCTGCTGCGCGGAGGCGAGATCGGCCCGGCCCACCTGCACCGGGCCAACGCGCGCAAGCGCAAGGCCTCGGCCTGA
- a CDS encoding FxsA family protein: MSGPSPGPRPGTRPGTAPRRRRWLPLALVVAFVVMPIVEIYVLIQVGQVIGGWWTVLLLLLGGVVGSWLVRREGARAWRALQEALRRGAVPGREIADGALVLVGGTLLLTPGFVTDALGVLLVLPLTRPLWRRLLGQAITRRLLVAGPPPGPAGFPGFPGFPGGPGGPGGPGGGPSRPGPRRPGPGTTNPGPAGSGPVVRGEVVDDEQ, from the coding sequence ATGAGCGGCCCCAGCCCCGGCCCCCGCCCCGGCACCCGACCCGGCACGGCGCCCCGACGACGCCGGTGGCTGCCCCTCGCCCTCGTCGTGGCGTTCGTGGTGATGCCGATCGTCGAGATCTACGTCCTGATCCAGGTCGGCCAGGTCATCGGTGGCTGGTGGACGGTCCTGCTGCTGCTCCTCGGCGGCGTCGTGGGGTCCTGGCTGGTGCGCCGCGAGGGCGCCCGGGCCTGGCGGGCCCTCCAGGAGGCGCTGCGCCGGGGAGCCGTGCCCGGCCGCGAGATCGCCGACGGGGCGCTCGTGCTGGTCGGAGGGACGCTGCTGCTGACGCCGGGCTTCGTGACCGACGCCCTCGGGGTGCTGCTGGTGCTGCCGCTCACCCGGCCGCTGTGGCGGCGGCTCCTGGGCCAGGCCATCACCCGCCGCCTGCTCGTCGCCGGGCCGCCGCCCGGCCCGGCCGGGTTCCCGGGGTTCCCCGGCTTCCCCGGCGGACCCGGTGGACCCGGTGGCCCCGGCGGCGGTCCGAGCCGGCCTGGACCGCGCCGGCCGGGTCCGGGGACGACGAACCCCGGACCAGCCGGCTCGGGGCCGGTGGTCCGGGGTGAGGTCGTCGACGACGAGCAGTAG
- a CDS encoding polyprenol monophosphomannose synthase, translating to MSTATGPGPTPTPVGRTVIVVPTYDEAANLAWIVQRLHRAHPDVDVLVVDDGSPDGTGRIADDLAAADGRVNVLHRTGKAGLGAAYLAGFRWALDRGYDVVGEMDADGSHAPEQLDRLRSALADADLVIGSRYVRGGAVHNWPLYRQALSRGGNAYVRLLLGLPVHDATAGYRLFRSSALERIDLEAVRSVGYVFQTDLAARAVRAGLRVREVPIDFVERQRGESKMNGSVATESLRMITRWGVAERRAQLRRAFGRPGTAAPAVPHDRSAVGRR from the coding sequence GTGAGCACCGCCACCGGTCCCGGCCCCACCCCCACGCCCGTCGGACGCACCGTGATCGTCGTGCCGACCTACGACGAGGCCGCCAACCTGGCCTGGATCGTGCAGCGGCTGCACCGGGCGCACCCCGACGTCGACGTCCTCGTGGTCGACGACGGCTCCCCCGACGGCACCGGCCGGATCGCCGACGACCTCGCGGCCGCCGACGGGCGCGTGAACGTCCTGCACCGCACCGGCAAGGCCGGGCTGGGGGCGGCGTACCTCGCCGGGTTCCGCTGGGCGCTCGACCGCGGGTACGACGTCGTCGGCGAGATGGACGCCGACGGCTCCCACGCCCCCGAGCAGCTCGACCGGCTCCGGTCGGCGCTCGCGGACGCCGACCTGGTGATCGGCTCGCGCTACGTGCGCGGGGGAGCGGTGCACAACTGGCCGCTGTACCGCCAGGCGCTCTCGCGCGGCGGCAACGCCTACGTACGCCTGCTGCTCGGCCTCCCGGTCCACGACGCCACCGCCGGCTACCGGCTCTTCCGCAGCAGCGCCCTGGAGCGGATCGACCTCGAGGCCGTGCGCTCGGTCGGCTACGTCTTCCAGACCGACCTCGCGGCGCGGGCGGTGCGGGCCGGGCTGCGGGTGCGCGAGGTGCCGATCGACTTCGTGGAGCGGCAGCGCGGGGAGTCGAAGATGAACGGCTCGGTGGCCACGGAGTCGCTGCGGATGATCACCCGCTGGGGCGTCGCGGAGCGACGGGCGCAGCTGCGTCGCGCCTTCGGTCGCCCCGGGACCGCGGCCCCGGCCGTCCCGCACGACCGGTCCGCGGTGGGTCGACGATGA